One genomic segment of Streptomyces niveus includes these proteins:
- the haaT gene encoding cyclophane-containing RiPP biosynthesis TPR protein HaaT: MRLRRGVTIAVVAAGGAVTTMLVGLVTNAVSESEWPGWLGWLQRHAWLSFALLGGAMVGLAVLLAALSETRTPPRPTEPPHPEDGLEPPGAALVLRSLPRDTAAFTDRSAELEALVRSVRVSQESGSAMPVHVIDGMPGVGKTTFAVHAGHVLSERFPDGQLFVNLNGHTTGRAPVQANEALASLLAATGVPAQRIPVGDDVGAVTEARAAMWRSRLADKKALLILDNAASYQQLEPLIPGGSGCLVLVTSRKRLAAYEEVVLPVAALPPEHAVDLFVLLSGRSADSLDRAVLTNMVGLCGHLPLGVSLLAARLRHHPSWSADDLRARLVVAQDRLGELRAGERAVAAAFDLSYRDLEPDQQRFFQRLGFYPGTDFDVHAGAALGSVPVASARGELDALYDAHLIDEHPGSRYRLHDLLRDYARGLADEGGTMEHVQAVHRVCTYYLAALAVANGHILRSGAVTPAPPGVDVRVETPPMESRTAALGWLENERANVLACIRRAHSLALHELVIRMAAAMAPFLRQAGPWDQAVSLHRTAAEAARHTGDRRALAGALAELGVVRRFMGAYPEATEALNEAVTEYDAVGERRGKADALNQVGIVWYMIADNDASAGAQTDALALYRELGDRLGQANALADLGMVRRQTSRFDAAMEAQTEALSIYRELGDRYGEANSLRDLGVVHCLLGEYQLAEQRHREAFGIYQELDDRVHQAYALNELGVVRRLTGDLPGAREVHSAALEHYTELGERFGRANSLRHLGVLDRMEGNITEAIRVLGDALGSYRDLGSRGGEAAALGELGVVQGMVAEREDAVEAFQSSLEILRELGDRCGEAEVLNHWGMLLHASGEWAASREYFEQALELARDIRCPLEEARGLEGIGRCEWMADGPARAEVSLREALAVYRRLGANGAADAVERLLASQTG; the protein is encoded by the coding sequence ATGAGACTCCGGCGGGGGGTCACGATCGCCGTCGTGGCCGCCGGGGGTGCCGTGACGACGATGCTCGTGGGACTCGTCACGAACGCGGTGTCCGAGTCTGAGTGGCCTGGTTGGTTGGGGTGGTTGCAGCGGCACGCCTGGCTGTCGTTCGCCCTGCTGGGCGGGGCCATGGTCGGGCTGGCCGTGCTGCTCGCCGCGCTGTCGGAGACCCGGACACCCCCGCGGCCCACTGAGCCGCCTCATCCGGAGGACGGGTTGGAGCCTCCGGGGGCGGCCCTGGTGCTGCGATCGCTGCCGCGCGACACCGCGGCGTTCACCGACCGGAGCGCCGAACTCGAGGCCCTGGTCCGGTCCGTGAGGGTCTCGCAGGAGAGCGGCTCGGCGATGCCCGTGCATGTGATCGACGGTATGCCGGGGGTCGGCAAGACGACGTTCGCCGTGCATGCGGGGCATGTGCTGTCGGAGCGGTTTCCGGACGGGCAACTCTTCGTGAACCTCAACGGGCACACGACGGGGCGCGCACCAGTACAGGCCAACGAGGCACTGGCCTCGTTGCTGGCGGCGACCGGGGTGCCGGCGCAGCGGATACCAGTCGGCGACGACGTGGGCGCGGTCACCGAGGCGCGGGCCGCCATGTGGCGGAGTCGACTGGCGGACAAGAAGGCATTGCTCATCCTCGACAACGCGGCCAGCTATCAGCAGCTTGAGCCCTTGATCCCGGGCGGGAGCGGCTGTCTTGTGCTGGTGACCAGCCGGAAGCGGCTGGCGGCGTACGAGGAGGTGGTCCTGCCAGTGGCGGCGTTGCCGCCGGAGCACGCGGTCGACCTGTTCGTACTGCTCAGCGGGCGTTCGGCAGACTCGCTCGACCGTGCCGTGCTCACGAACATGGTGGGACTGTGCGGGCATCTGCCGCTGGGAGTGTCGTTGCTCGCAGCACGGCTTCGCCACCATCCGTCGTGGAGCGCGGATGACCTGCGGGCGCGGCTGGTGGTGGCACAGGATCGGCTGGGAGAACTCCGGGCCGGGGAGCGCGCGGTCGCCGCGGCGTTCGACCTGTCCTACCGGGATCTCGAACCGGATCAGCAGCGCTTCTTCCAGCGTCTCGGCTTCTACCCTGGTACCGACTTCGACGTCCATGCCGGGGCGGCGCTCGGCTCGGTCCCGGTGGCCTCGGCGCGAGGGGAACTCGACGCGCTCTACGACGCCCATCTGATCGACGAACACCCAGGAAGTCGTTACCGGCTTCATGACCTCTTACGCGACTACGCCCGTGGTCTCGCCGACGAGGGAGGCACGATGGAACATGTCCAGGCCGTTCACCGTGTGTGCACCTACTACTTGGCCGCTCTCGCTGTCGCGAACGGGCACATCCTTCGCAGTGGCGCCGTGACACCGGCGCCGCCAGGCGTTGACGTGCGGGTGGAGACCCCGCCCATGGAGTCGCGTACGGCGGCCCTGGGCTGGCTGGAGAACGAGCGGGCCAACGTCCTCGCCTGCATTCGACGGGCGCACAGCCTCGCGCTGCACGAGCTGGTCATCCGCATGGCCGCGGCCATGGCCCCCTTTCTGCGGCAGGCCGGCCCCTGGGACCAGGCCGTAAGCCTCCACCGCACGGCCGCCGAAGCCGCCCGGCACACCGGCGACCGGCGCGCCCTGGCCGGCGCGCTCGCCGAACTCGGAGTCGTACGACGCTTCATGGGCGCCTACCCTGAGGCGACCGAAGCCCTGAACGAGGCGGTGACGGAGTACGACGCGGTAGGTGAGCGGCGTGGCAAGGCGGACGCTCTGAATCAGGTCGGCATCGTCTGGTACATGATTGCGGACAACGACGCCTCGGCCGGCGCCCAGACCGATGCCCTCGCCCTCTACCGCGAACTCGGAGACCGGCTCGGCCAGGCCAACGCGCTCGCGGACCTCGGCATGGTGCGTCGGCAGACCAGCCGGTTCGACGCCGCGATGGAAGCGCAGACCGAGGCACTGTCGATCTACCGTGAGTTGGGCGACCGGTACGGTGAGGCCAACTCACTGCGGGACCTCGGCGTCGTGCACTGCCTCTTGGGCGAGTACCAGCTGGCAGAGCAGCGACACCGTGAGGCGTTCGGCATCTACCAAGAGCTCGACGACCGGGTCCATCAGGCGTACGCCCTCAACGAACTCGGAGTCGTACGGCGGCTGACAGGCGATCTGCCCGGTGCACGGGAGGTCCACTCCGCAGCGCTGGAGCATTACACGGAGCTCGGCGAGCGGTTCGGGCGTGCGAACAGCCTCCGCCACCTCGGGGTGCTGGATCGCATGGAAGGGAACATCACCGAGGCGATCCGTGTCTTGGGGGACGCTCTGGGTTCGTACCGCGACCTCGGCAGCCGTGGCGGTGAGGCCGCCGCGTTGGGCGAATTGGGTGTTGTGCAAGGAATGGTCGCGGAGCGGGAGGACGCTGTCGAGGCCTTCCAGTCGAGCCTGGAGATCCTCAGGGAGCTCGGCGACCGGTGCGGGGAGGCGGAGGTCCTGAACCACTGGGGGATGCTGCTGCACGCCTCTGGTGAGTGGGCAGCCTCGCGGGAGTATTTCGAGCAGGCGCTGGAGTTAGCTCGTGACATCCGCTGTCCGTTGGAGGAAGCGCGGGGTCTGGAGGGGATCGGCCGCTGCGAATGGATGGCCGACGGGCCCGCGCGGGCCGAGGTCTCGCTGCGCGAAGCACTCGCTGTGTACCGGCGGTTGGGCGCGAACGGGGCGGCCGACGCTGTTGAGCGACTGCTTGCGTCGCAGACGGGGTGA
- a CDS encoding serine/threonine-protein kinase codes for MQQQVIADRYELGQLIGRGGMGEVWAGYDRRLDRPVAVKLIRPDLGANEAEQVEHAARFTREAQVTAQLDHPGVPAVHDVGSHEGRLYLVMQRLHGIALADLLAETNEPLPISWAVTAAAQICSVLSAAHAVPLVHRDLKPSNVMLCLDGAIKVLDFGIAAVLREGVTQLTSTGQFLGSAPYVAPEQALAGKVSPRTDLYALGCLLHELLAASPPFQAETAWLLISRHVHDRPAPLRSLRPDVPEHLEQLVLHLLAKEADHRPVDAQAVYDRLVPFLPASGSEAQNDAPAGMPDPTQPYRNPLGPRPRPRVTQYVPTVIDLSVSPPEPQITEADVVRARKEAIVMADDGRHTQAAEILGSIVAPAIARFGARAAAVLEVRLQLAGTHFLGGDYRRALPDYLVLAKEFATMAGPLDERSLHCRQQAATCYLELGDFDAALAELQSLLADRERAHGPDTEDAVLLRGQIARLLLSRADKPRALQMLTDLRSVVHRMYGPQSVEAIRLEAQLKSLRKHLHAE; via the coding sequence GTGCAGCAGCAGGTCATCGCCGACCGATACGAGCTGGGCCAACTCATCGGCCGTGGAGGCATGGGAGAGGTGTGGGCCGGCTACGATCGGAGGCTCGACCGGCCTGTCGCGGTCAAGCTGATCCGCCCGGACCTAGGCGCCAATGAAGCGGAGCAGGTCGAACACGCGGCGCGCTTCACCCGCGAGGCCCAAGTCACCGCACAGCTCGACCATCCCGGTGTGCCGGCTGTTCACGATGTCGGTAGTCACGAGGGTCGGCTCTACCTCGTCATGCAACGACTGCACGGCATCGCGCTGGCCGACCTGCTCGCTGAGACCAACGAGCCGCTGCCCATCTCCTGGGCCGTCACAGCCGCGGCACAGATCTGCTCGGTGCTCTCGGCCGCCCATGCTGTCCCGCTTGTGCACCGTGACCTCAAACCCAGCAATGTGATGCTCTGCCTGGACGGCGCCATCAAAGTCCTCGACTTCGGCATCGCCGCAGTACTGCGAGAAGGTGTAACTCAGCTCACGTCCACCGGCCAGTTCCTTGGCTCCGCACCGTATGTCGCCCCGGAGCAGGCCCTCGCCGGCAAGGTCAGCCCGCGCACCGACCTCTACGCCTTGGGTTGCCTGCTGCATGAACTGCTGGCGGCGAGTCCTCCTTTCCAGGCGGAGACGGCCTGGCTCCTCATCAGCCGACACGTACACGATCGCCCCGCTCCACTCCGAAGCCTGCGTCCCGACGTACCCGAGCATCTCGAACAGCTGGTACTGCATCTGCTGGCTAAGGAAGCCGATCACCGACCCGTCGACGCCCAGGCGGTGTACGACCGCCTGGTCCCTTTCCTCCCTGCATCCGGCTCCGAAGCACAGAACGACGCACCAGCTGGGATGCCCGATCCCACCCAGCCATACCGGAATCCACTCGGCCCCCGCCCGAGGCCACGTGTGACGCAGTACGTCCCGACCGTCATAGATCTGTCCGTGTCGCCCCCGGAGCCGCAGATCACCGAGGCCGACGTCGTCCGAGCCCGCAAAGAAGCCATCGTGATGGCCGATGACGGCAGGCATACACAGGCGGCCGAGATCCTGGGCAGCATCGTGGCGCCGGCGATCGCTCGTTTCGGTGCCCGCGCAGCCGCCGTACTGGAAGTACGTCTGCAGTTGGCCGGCACCCATTTCCTCGGTGGGGACTACCGCCGTGCTCTCCCCGACTACCTGGTCCTGGCCAAGGAATTCGCCACCATGGCGGGGCCACTCGATGAACGGTCGTTGCACTGCCGTCAACAAGCGGCAACCTGCTATCTCGAACTCGGCGACTTCGATGCGGCGCTAGCTGAGCTGCAAAGCCTCCTCGCTGACCGCGAGCGCGCCCATGGGCCAGACACCGAGGACGCAGTCCTGCTGCGCGGCCAGATTGCCCGGCTGTTGCTCTCCCGCGCGGACAAGCCCAGGGCCCTACAGATGCTGACCGACCTGCGCTCGGTGGTCCACCGCATGTACGGACCGCAGAGTGTCGAAGCTATCCGGTTGGAGGCCCAACTGAAGAGCCTCCGGAAGCACCTGCATGCCGAATAG
- a CDS encoding type I restriction endonuclease subunit R: MSRAHDENAFETEIVRSMVEDGWLQGSPADYDRELGLDTGQLFTFIGATQADLWEEYKSQHGNDPNLTQRKFAEVLAKQLTQYGALYVLRNGVSDNGFVFKLAYFRPSHTITASALSEYNSNRLTVVRQLHYSPRDPALSLDLTLFVNGIPVATAELKNPFTRQTVEHAKHQYRRRDQRDLIFLHRALVHFAVDPELVFLTTRLEGEKTRFLPFNIGSAGPGRTGGAGNPEASDGSHRTSYLWRQIWHPDTWLELLRRFLHEQDTSSGKKGKGKGTARKHRELIFPRFHQWHAVGHLIDHAEHHGSGNNYLIQHSAGSGKSNTIAWLSHRLSTLHTPADPSQLDPGARERGYGPNQPVFDKVFVITDRTVLDRQLQDTVRQFERTNGVVERIGTGSGSKSAQVAAALASSTAKIIIGTLQTFPYVLDQVADTAGKRFAVIVDEAHSSQSGDSAAALKKVLTKLGSDDLDDDGDPLTASALARGKHETLSYFAFTATPKTKTLNLFGIPSPEDPDERRPFHVYSMHQAIEEGFILDVLSNYVTYDTYYKLSNSDGDDREVDEKKAKSQLAAFAQLHPTNKLQRAEIIIEHFRRHTASRLGGRAKAMVVTASREDALRQYQALLKYIDTRGYEKEGIGVLVAFSGSLEVDGKEVTEAGINGFGEMELPEQFNYTRADDEHAAARNKPEFRILVVADKYQTGFDQPLLTTMYVDKKLANVAAVQTLSRLNRTHRLKSQDDVFVLDFKNDAALIQKEFKPFYETTLTDAADPNLLYDARHEVMEYPILVDSEMQAFADAYTAAERSTTTQAQWSKAHAELYHFTDPAKDRFVQLRTDDEAEAEEFRTALINFVRLYGFLGQLMSRPDADLERLYLYGKHLLNRLPRGESRGVDIGQVDLTHLRISKSGEHNLTLAAEGEQKVPGLFDGTGGAPQEPDEVPLSALIAEFNEKYGVNLTETDLVAPMLKTMEKPKVKAAAGLTDLDNFGDVFDEDFQDEVEDRAMDNTVFLKKFMDDEGFRAEYTKLARRNAYEMLRSGLAS, from the coding sequence ATGAGCCGCGCACACGATGAGAATGCTTTCGAGACCGAAATCGTGCGCTCGATGGTCGAGGACGGCTGGCTTCAGGGAAGTCCGGCCGACTATGACCGCGAGCTGGGGCTGGACACCGGCCAGTTGTTCACCTTCATCGGAGCGACGCAGGCTGATCTCTGGGAGGAGTACAAGTCCCAGCACGGCAATGATCCGAACCTCACGCAGCGCAAGTTCGCCGAGGTGTTGGCGAAGCAGCTGACGCAGTACGGGGCGCTGTACGTGCTGCGGAATGGCGTGAGTGACAACGGGTTCGTCTTCAAGCTGGCGTACTTCCGGCCCTCGCACACCATCACAGCGAGCGCTCTGTCCGAGTACAACAGCAACCGGCTTACCGTCGTCCGACAGCTGCACTACTCGCCGCGTGACCCAGCGCTCTCTCTGGACTTGACCCTCTTCGTGAACGGCATCCCGGTCGCCACCGCGGAGCTGAAGAATCCGTTCACGCGTCAGACCGTGGAACACGCCAAGCACCAGTACAGGCGGCGCGATCAGCGCGACCTGATCTTCCTGCATCGCGCTCTTGTCCACTTCGCCGTAGACCCTGAGCTGGTCTTCCTCACCACACGCCTTGAGGGCGAGAAGACCCGGTTCCTGCCGTTCAACATCGGATCTGCAGGCCCTGGCCGAACGGGCGGTGCCGGCAATCCGGAAGCATCGGACGGCAGCCACCGGACCTCGTACCTGTGGCGGCAGATCTGGCACCCCGACACATGGCTGGAACTGCTGCGGCGCTTCCTGCATGAGCAGGACACCAGCTCGGGCAAGAAGGGGAAGGGCAAGGGGACAGCCCGCAAGCATCGCGAGCTCATCTTCCCAAGGTTCCACCAGTGGCACGCTGTTGGACATCTGATTGACCACGCAGAACACCACGGTTCAGGCAACAACTACCTGATCCAGCACTCGGCCGGCTCGGGCAAGTCCAACACCATCGCCTGGCTCTCGCACCGGCTGTCGACCCTGCACACGCCCGCCGACCCCTCCCAGCTGGACCCGGGGGCGCGCGAACGCGGTTACGGTCCGAACCAACCGGTCTTCGACAAGGTCTTCGTCATCACCGACCGCACGGTCCTCGACCGACAGCTGCAGGACACGGTCAGGCAGTTCGAGCGGACCAATGGGGTAGTCGAGCGCATCGGTACCGGCTCCGGGTCGAAGTCCGCCCAGGTAGCGGCCGCACTCGCAAGCAGCACCGCGAAGATCATCATCGGGACGCTGCAGACCTTCCCGTACGTTCTGGATCAGGTCGCGGACACGGCCGGCAAGCGATTCGCGGTCATCGTGGACGAAGCGCACTCCTCTCAGTCCGGGGACTCGGCGGCGGCGTTGAAGAAGGTGCTCACCAAGCTCGGCTCCGACGATCTTGACGACGATGGCGATCCGCTAACCGCCTCCGCACTGGCCCGCGGAAAGCACGAGACGCTCTCGTATTTTGCGTTCACGGCCACACCCAAGACAAAGACGCTCAACCTCTTCGGTATTCCGTCCCCCGAAGACCCGGATGAGCGCCGCCCCTTCCACGTGTACTCGATGCACCAGGCGATCGAGGAGGGGTTCATCCTCGACGTCCTGTCGAACTACGTCACGTACGACACGTACTACAAGCTCAGCAATTCCGACGGAGACGACCGCGAGGTGGACGAGAAGAAGGCCAAGAGCCAGCTCGCTGCCTTCGCTCAGCTCCACCCAACGAACAAGCTGCAGCGGGCCGAGATCATCATTGAGCACTTCCGTCGCCACACCGCTTCCCGCCTGGGCGGCCGTGCCAAGGCCATGGTCGTGACCGCTTCTCGCGAGGATGCGCTGCGCCAGTACCAGGCGCTTCTGAAGTACATCGACACGCGCGGCTACGAGAAGGAGGGCATCGGCGTCCTCGTCGCGTTCTCCGGCTCACTCGAGGTCGATGGCAAGGAAGTCACCGAGGCTGGCATCAACGGATTCGGCGAGATGGAGCTTCCCGAACAGTTCAACTACACCCGGGCGGACGATGAACACGCGGCGGCCCGCAACAAGCCGGAGTTCCGGATCCTCGTCGTCGCGGACAAGTACCAGACGGGCTTCGACCAGCCGCTGCTGACCACGATGTACGTCGACAAGAAGCTCGCAAATGTCGCAGCGGTGCAGACGCTGTCCCGGCTGAACCGTACACACAGGCTGAAGAGCCAGGACGACGTGTTCGTACTGGACTTCAAGAACGACGCAGCGCTCATTCAGAAGGAGTTCAAGCCCTTCTACGAGACGACACTCACCGACGCTGCCGACCCCAACCTGCTGTACGACGCGCGCCACGAGGTGATGGAGTACCCGATCCTGGTCGACTCCGAGATGCAGGCTTTCGCCGACGCCTACACGGCGGCCGAGCGGAGCACGACTACTCAGGCCCAGTGGTCAAAGGCCCATGCGGAGCTCTACCACTTCACTGATCCCGCGAAGGATCGATTCGTCCAGCTGCGCACCGACGACGAAGCCGAGGCCGAGGAGTTCCGCACCGCCCTGATCAACTTCGTGCGCCTCTACGGCTTCCTCGGCCAGCTCATGTCGCGCCCGGATGCTGACCTGGAAAGGCTGTACCTGTACGGCAAGCACCTGCTCAACCGCCTGCCGCGTGGCGAAAGCCGGGGCGTGGACATAGGCCAGGTCGACCTCACCCACCTGCGGATCAGCAAGTCGGGCGAACACAATCTGACTCTCGCTGCCGAGGGCGAGCAGAAGGTGCCCGGCCTCTTCGACGGGACCGGAGGCGCACCGCAGGAGCCCGATGAGGTGCCCTTGTCCGCGCTGATCGCTGAGTTCAATGAGAAGTACGGGGTGAATCTCACGGAGACGGACCTCGTGGCCCCGATGCTCAAAACTATGGAGAAGCCGAAGGTCAAGGCAGCTGCCGGGCTGACGGACCTGGATAATTTTGGTGACGTCTTCGACGAGGACTTCCAGGACGAGGTCGAGGATCGCGCGATGGACAACACCGTCTTCTTGAAGAAGTTCATGGACGATGAAGGGTTCCGAGCCGAGTACACCAAACTTGCGCGCCGCAATGCGTACGAGATGCTGCGCAGCGGCTTGGCGAGTTGA
- a CDS encoding GmrSD restriction endonuclease domain-containing protein: MTEGVQQGVQGREYTVRHLFGEQYLLEYYQREYTWERRHVVELVTDLANAFLRDWQRDHDRQQYASYRPYFLGPFVCHPTQLKKNLVDGQQRFTTLHLLLIHIERLLKEQGEEDTAVMVGQMVRRYAGGQHHYTIDVEERRACLEALRAGADFDASETTVSVQNLWRRAQDITDALPEALRDECLPIFADWLADRVYLVEISAADRDLSWEIFETMNDRGAGLTSLDLLKSFVLSRAGREQARLNDAWRKMLADLSEFGRQVPSNFFETLLLARYAAADGSEDAEIERAFHEWVRVQPERVGLNVKGKDYTDFVLETVASGAEQFRNLLKAARTRTDGLHAVFYNEVNGIDSQYLLIMAALRRDDSPQIVREKAQLLASYLDLVFILRVVNNDSAVQAQDFREEVHRLLPAVRETSTVDDLKKLLGREAADLPYNFAGVEKLSLHNNRRHLRYLLARITAFVESGSRKPDEADRYLGYGSSVTDGESVPWEIEHIWANKFSLHVQTGVANEQDFQRERNRLGALLLLEKSINASFGADIYRDKLPHYAQQNFLTASLHPTAYKRNPNFRKFREKQGLQDVFTAYPDGFDTKAISARATLYRRLCEIIWRADQLGFTEVTSSVPQQRSATQQKKPRYGVQVADLMRVGLLKEGMALRGELKRSQRVFHAAITASGRIRLEASGEEFGSLSGAGTAATGGPSNPGWTFWCLTLPDGTAGAPLSAIRKQAIEQGLLDQSQPSADPLPEAAENGANR; encoded by the coding sequence ATGACTGAGGGCGTTCAGCAGGGCGTACAGGGGCGCGAGTACACGGTCCGCCATCTGTTCGGCGAGCAGTATCTGCTGGAGTACTACCAGCGCGAGTACACGTGGGAGCGTCGCCATGTCGTGGAGCTCGTCACCGACCTCGCGAACGCGTTTCTGCGGGACTGGCAGCGCGACCACGATCGACAGCAGTACGCCTCGTACCGCCCTTACTTCCTCGGTCCCTTCGTCTGCCACCCCACACAGCTGAAGAAGAACCTCGTGGACGGGCAGCAGCGCTTCACGACCCTTCACCTCCTGCTGATCCACATTGAGCGGCTGCTCAAGGAGCAGGGGGAAGAAGACACTGCGGTCATGGTGGGGCAGATGGTCAGGCGATACGCCGGCGGCCAGCATCACTACACCATCGACGTTGAAGAACGACGCGCCTGCCTGGAGGCGCTCCGGGCGGGGGCCGACTTCGACGCTTCTGAGACTACGGTCTCCGTGCAGAACCTCTGGCGGCGGGCTCAGGACATCACTGACGCCCTTCCTGAAGCACTGCGTGACGAATGCCTGCCGATATTCGCTGACTGGCTGGCCGACCGTGTGTACCTCGTTGAGATTTCCGCCGCTGACCGCGACCTCAGCTGGGAGATCTTCGAGACCATGAACGACCGCGGGGCCGGGCTGACCTCGCTCGATCTACTCAAGAGCTTCGTACTGTCCAGGGCCGGCCGAGAGCAGGCCAGGCTCAACGACGCCTGGCGGAAGATGCTCGCCGATCTGAGCGAGTTCGGGCGGCAGGTCCCCAGCAACTTCTTCGAGACGCTGCTGCTTGCCCGCTACGCGGCCGCAGACGGTAGTGAAGATGCCGAGATCGAGCGTGCCTTCCACGAGTGGGTGCGGGTCCAGCCCGAACGAGTCGGCCTGAACGTCAAGGGCAAGGACTACACCGACTTCGTCCTTGAGACCGTTGCATCGGGCGCCGAGCAGTTCCGCAATCTCCTCAAGGCCGCGCGTACACGCACCGATGGGCTCCATGCCGTTTTCTACAACGAAGTCAACGGCATCGACTCCCAGTACCTGCTGATCATGGCTGCTCTCCGCCGCGACGACTCACCGCAGATCGTCCGGGAGAAGGCTCAGCTCCTTGCCTCCTACCTCGACCTGGTGTTCATCCTCCGCGTCGTCAACAACGACAGCGCGGTACAGGCACAGGACTTCCGGGAGGAGGTGCACCGGCTCCTGCCCGCTGTTCGTGAGACCTCCACCGTCGACGACCTCAAGAAGCTCCTCGGTCGTGAGGCTGCGGACCTCCCGTACAACTTCGCGGGGGTCGAGAAGCTGAGCCTGCACAACAATCGCCGTCACCTTCGCTACCTGCTGGCCAGGATCACTGCGTTCGTCGAGTCGGGGAGCCGTAAGCCGGACGAAGCAGACCGGTACCTGGGCTACGGCTCCAGCGTTACGGATGGCGAGTCTGTCCCCTGGGAGATCGAGCACATCTGGGCGAACAAGTTCAGCCTGCATGTGCAGACAGGAGTGGCAAACGAGCAAGACTTCCAGCGAGAGCGAAACCGGCTGGGCGCACTGCTGCTGCTTGAGAAGTCGATCAACGCGAGCTTCGGTGCCGATATCTACCGCGACAAGCTGCCGCATTACGCCCAGCAGAACTTCCTGACCGCGTCACTTCACCCCACCGCGTACAAGCGGAATCCGAATTTCCGGAAGTTTAGGGAGAAGCAGGGCCTTCAGGATGTATTCACCGCCTATCCGGATGGCTTCGACACCAAAGCCATCAGCGCACGAGCCACGCTGTATCGACGGTTGTGCGAAATCATCTGGCGCGCCGACCAGCTCGGCTTCACTGAGGTCACGTCCTCGGTTCCGCAGCAGCGGAGTGCCACACAGCAGAAGAAGCCTCGCTACGGGGTGCAGGTCGCGGACCTGATGCGCGTCGGTCTCCTCAAGGAGGGCATGGCGCTGCGTGGTGAGCTCAAGCGCTCGCAGCGGGTCTTCCATGCCGCGATCACCGCAAGTGGCCGTATTCGACTCGAGGCCAGCGGCGAGGAGTTCGGGTCGCTCTCCGGTGCTGGCACAGCCGCTACGGGCGGCCCGTCCAACCCCGGGTGGACTTTCTGGTGCCTCACACTGCCGGATGGCACCGCTGGTGCTCCGCTGTCGGCCATCCGAAAGCAAGCTATTGAGCAGGGGCTGCTCGATCAGAGCCAGCCCTCCGCAGATCCCCTTCCTGAAGCCGCCGAGAACGGAGCCAACCGATGA
- a CDS encoding restriction endonuclease subunit S: protein MNFTPSEQGTFSLRPGDVLVTEGSGSLGSVGASSVWRGELDGIVCFQNTLLRLRPRHGVDGRYLEWWARSAFGAGVFASIASGANIYHLSADRVRSLPISLPSLEEQKYIADFLDAETKQIDEMVSTQNERKTFLLERRATAIHAAVTGMGHKERRATDLKWASSLPANWQEVRLGLVAQMGSGHTPSRSRSDWWTDCTIPWITTGEVKQVRNDRREDITETRECISELGLANSSAEIHPAGTVVLCRTASAGYSAVMGRDMATSQDFATWTCGPRLDPYYLLWCLRAMRPDLLGRLAMGSTHKTIYVPDLQMLRIPLPSLAEQKEIVDRIRSSNHQVDQLADALDQQTGLLSERRQVLITAAVTGQLDVTTASSTASSR, encoded by the coding sequence ATGAATTTCACGCCTTCAGAGCAGGGAACATTCTCGCTCCGCCCAGGCGACGTCCTCGTAACTGAGGGCAGCGGAAGTCTCGGTAGCGTTGGGGCCTCCTCGGTGTGGCGAGGGGAGCTGGATGGGATCGTCTGTTTCCAAAACACCCTGCTGCGCCTACGTCCGCGTCACGGCGTTGACGGCCGATACCTCGAGTGGTGGGCTCGTTCAGCTTTCGGTGCCGGAGTTTTCGCCTCTATTGCATCAGGAGCGAATATCTACCACTTGAGTGCCGATCGAGTGCGCTCCCTCCCGATCAGCCTGCCCTCGCTCGAAGAGCAGAAGTACATCGCCGATTTTCTCGATGCTGAAACAAAGCAGATCGACGAAATGGTATCGACGCAGAACGAGAGGAAAACTTTCCTTCTCGAACGTCGGGCGACTGCGATTCATGCGGCTGTAACCGGCATGGGCCACAAGGAGCGACGCGCCACTGACCTCAAGTGGGCCTCCTCGCTACCAGCAAATTGGCAGGAGGTCCGACTCGGTCTCGTTGCCCAAATGGGAAGTGGTCACACGCCGAGCCGTTCGCGATCCGATTGGTGGACTGATTGCACAATCCCCTGGATCACCACCGGTGAAGTCAAGCAGGTCCGCAATGACCGCCGCGAAGACATCACCGAGACCCGAGAATGCATCAGCGAACTTGGCCTTGCGAATAGCTCAGCCGAGATCCATCCCGCAGGGACTGTCGTCCTGTGCCGTACAGCATCTGCTGGCTACTCCGCCGTGATGGGGCGAGATATGGCCACAAGCCAGGATTTCGCCACATGGACTTGCGGCCCGAGGCTCGATCCCTACTACCTCCTGTGGTGTCTGCGCGCTATGCGTCCAGATCTCCTCGGACGTCTCGCCATGGGTTCCACGCACAAAACCATCTACGTGCCGGACCTCCAAATGCTCCGCATCCCGCTCCCCTCACTGGCCGAGCAGAAGGAAATCGTAGACAGGATCCGATCCAGCAATCATCAGGTTGACCAGCTGGCAGACGCTCTGGATCAGCAAACAGGGCTCCTCAGCGAGCGCCGTCAAGTGCTGATCACCGCAGCCGTCACTGGACAACTCGACGTGACTACCGCGAGCAGCACCGCTAGCAGCCGTTGA